The genomic interval ATTCGCCCGTACCCGCGCCGGCGGCAACTACGCCGGCCGCAGCGAAAACCGCACCGACCGCGGCGAGCGCTTCCGCCCGGCCGCACCCGGCCGTTCCCAGGCACCCGGCCGCTCTTCCGGCCGGCCCCCGCAGCGCCGGTCCTCCGCCCCGCAGGGCGAGTTCGCCCTGCCGGTGAGCACCACCCCCGCACTTCCCTCCGTCGAGGCCTTCAACGAGCTGGACATGCCGGCGCCCCTGCTCGCGGCACTCACCGCCCAGGGCGTGACCGTGCCGTTCCCGATCCAGGGCGCCACCCTGCCGAACTCGCTGACCGGGCGCGACGTCCTGGGCCGCGGGCGCACCGGCTCCGGCAAGACTCTCGCTTTCGGCCTCGCGCTGCTGGCCAGGACCGCCGGCAAGCGCGCCGAGCCGCGTCAGCCGCTGGCGCTGGTGCTCGTACCCACCCGTGAACTGGCCCAGCAGGTCACCGACGCGCTCACCCCCTACGCCCGCGCCGTGCGGCTGCGGATGGCCACGGTCGTCGGCGGCATGTCGATCGGCCGCCAGGCCGGTGCGCTGCGCACCGGGGCCGAGGTCGTCGTGGCGACCCCGGGCCGGCTCAAGGACCTGATCGAGCGCCGTGACTGCCGCCTGGACCAGGTGAAGATCACGGTCCTCGACGAGGCCGACCAGATGACCGACATGGGCTTCATGCCGCAGGTCACCGAGCTGCTCCAGCAGGTCGCCCCCGAGGGCCAGACGATGCTGTTCTCGGCCACCCTGGACCGCAATGTCGACAAGCTGGTACGCAACTACCTGACCGACCCGGTGGTGCACTCGGTCGACCCGTCCCAGGGCGCGGTCACGACGATGGAGCATCACCTGCTGCACGTCCACCCCGCCGACAAGCAGGCCACGGCCACCGAGATCGCGGCCCGCGACGGCAAGGTGATCATGTTCCTGGACACCAAGCACGCCGTCGACCGGCTGACCCGGGACCTGCT from Streptomyces spiramyceticus carries:
- a CDS encoding DEAD/DEAH box helicase; the protein is MNRAARSNDRERFARTRAGGNYAGRSENRTDRGERFRPAAPGRSQAPGRSSGRPPQRRSSAPQGEFALPVSTTPALPSVEAFNELDMPAPLLAALTAQGVTVPFPIQGATLPNSLTGRDVLGRGRTGSGKTLAFGLALLARTAGKRAEPRQPLALVLVPTRELAQQVTDALTPYARAVRLRMATVVGGMSIGRQAGALRTGAEVVVATPGRLKDLIERRDCRLDQVKITVLDEADQMTDMGFMPQVTELLQQVAPEGQTMLFSATLDRNVDKLVRNYLTDPVVHSVDPSQGAVTTMEHHLLHVHPADKQATATEIAARDGKVIMFLDTKHAVDRLTRDLLASGVRAAALHGGKSQPQRTRTLDQFKSGHVTVLVATNVAARGIHVDNLDLVVNFDPPTDHKDYLHRGGRTARAGESGSVVTLVQPNQRREMTRLMQAAGITPHTAQVRSGDAELTRITGAQAPSGVPVIISSPVSERPKRSASSQRGRRSAPAQSRRRASAPRGGAA